The Galactobacillus timonensis genome has a segment encoding these proteins:
- a CDS encoding exodeoxyribonuclease III has translation MKLISWNVNGLRACAKKGFADFFLREKADLFAIQETKMQEDQLSDDLRFDGYHMYMNSAERKGYSGTLVYAKKEPLQVLYEIEGDTTREGRVISMEYPDFWFVAAYVPNSKEGLVRLDYRMEWEDLLRAHLLKLDAQKPVIYTGDLNVAHEEIDIKNPATNHQSAGFSDQERAKFSQLLDAGFADTYRSLYPEKVEYSWWSYRFHAREKNIGWRIDYFVVSQRLMDHVRDSMIYGSVEGSDHCPIGLKVRF, from the coding sequence CTGAAGTTGATCAGCTGGAACGTCAACGGGCTGCGCGCCTGTGCGAAAAAGGGATTTGCGGATTTCTTTCTGCGTGAGAAGGCGGATCTCTTCGCCATTCAGGAAACCAAGATGCAGGAAGACCAGCTGAGTGATGACCTGCGTTTTGACGGCTACCACATGTATATGAACAGCGCGGAGCGCAAGGGCTACAGCGGTACGCTGGTGTATGCGAAGAAGGAACCTCTGCAGGTGCTTTATGAAATTGAGGGCGATACGACCAGAGAGGGCCGGGTCATTTCGATGGAATATCCGGACTTCTGGTTCGTCGCTGCCTATGTTCCCAATTCCAAGGAAGGTCTGGTGCGTCTGGACTACCGGATGGAATGGGAGGATCTTCTGCGGGCGCATTTGTTGAAGCTTGATGCGCAGAAGCCTGTGATCTATACGGGTGATCTGAACGTTGCGCATGAGGAGATCGATATCAAAAATCCGGCGACGAATCATCAGAGCGCCGGTTTCTCGGACCAGGAGCGTGCGAAGTTTTCGCAGTTGCTGGATGCAGGCTTTGCGGATACGTACCGCAGCCTCTATCCGGAAAAGGTGGAATATTCGTGGTGGAGCTATCGTTTCCACGCGAGAGAAAAGAACATCGGCTGGCGGATTGACTACTTTGTGGTGTCTCAGCGGCTGATGGATCATGTTCGGGACAGTATGATCTACGGTTCCGTTGAGGGCAGCGATCACTGTCCGATTGGGTTGAAGGTGCGGTTCTGA
- a CDS encoding aminopeptidase P family protein — MLSVNERIEAVRARMKEANIDVYYIPNEDDHLSDEYTAPYFQCKSFISGFSGDAGCVIITRDFAGLWTDGRYFTQAEDELKGTCVELMRLRQPGVPDPIPFLIEHTPQGGVLGFDGNVVSTAAVQQLSKALSAKKATIDLSRDFAGDVWGKDRPDMPMEPVYLLDPKYTGETAAERMGRVREAMKKNGADVLILTHLEDPCWLFNIRGNDIACTPVAYAFAIITMDGACYFIDPKKMPADVKADLEANGVTVKDYDALADELTGFQDKTIWVELRTFNAYLYAHLDTSNRILNMDSPVTLFRAVKNETEIRCMHSSQLKDGAAMAEFICWVKEHHDDPQLTELSAAQYLDARRAEKADFIEPSFPTISAYGPNAAMMHYEATPEKFSKCEPHGFLLVDSGGTYKDGTTDVTRSISLGEPTELEKKYYTLVLKGHLDLELAHFLQGTIGNNLDILARRPLWNIGIDYQCGTGHGVGHVLSVHEGPHGIRWGRSRTNSPAEVLVPGMIVTDEPGIYLPHELGIRIENDLLVVKDVNNFYGQFLKFEAMTLVPYDRESIDVRLLDDTELEAINAYHAVVYEKISPLVEGKVKTWLRQATEPITR; from the coding sequence ATGCTGAGTGTAAATGAGAGAATTGAAGCTGTAAGGGCACGGATGAAGGAAGCGAACATCGATGTCTATTACATTCCGAATGAGGACGATCATCTTTCCGATGAATATACGGCGCCGTATTTTCAGTGCAAGAGCTTCATCTCCGGATTTTCCGGTGATGCGGGCTGCGTCATTATTACCAGGGACTTTGCGGGTCTCTGGACGGATGGCCGCTACTTTACGCAGGCGGAGGATGAGCTGAAGGGAACCTGCGTCGAACTGATGCGTCTGCGTCAGCCGGGTGTTCCGGATCCGATTCCGTTCCTGATTGAACATACGCCTCAGGGCGGTGTGCTTGGCTTTGATGGCAATGTTGTTTCTACGGCGGCGGTTCAGCAGCTTTCCAAGGCCCTTTCCGCCAAGAAGGCGACGATTGATCTGAGCCGTGACTTTGCCGGTGATGTATGGGGAAAGGATCGCCCCGATATGCCCATGGAGCCGGTATATCTGCTCGATCCGAAGTATACGGGTGAAACGGCGGCCGAGCGCATGGGCCGTGTGCGGGAAGCGATGAAGAAGAACGGGGCGGATGTCCTGATTCTGACGCATCTTGAGGATCCGTGCTGGCTGTTCAACATCCGTGGCAACGATATTGCCTGCACGCCGGTTGCCTATGCCTTTGCGATCATCACAATGGACGGGGCATGCTACTTCATTGATCCGAAGAAGATGCCGGCCGATGTGAAGGCGGACCTCGAAGCCAATGGTGTAACGGTCAAGGATTACGATGCGCTTGCGGATGAACTGACCGGTTTCCAGGACAAAACGATCTGGGTGGAGCTGCGTACATTCAACGCTTATCTTTATGCGCACCTTGATACGAGCAACCGGATCCTGAACATGGATTCGCCGGTTACGCTGTTCCGTGCCGTGAAAAACGAGACAGAGATCCGGTGCATGCACAGTTCGCAGCTGAAGGATGGCGCTGCGATGGCCGAATTCATCTGCTGGGTCAAGGAACATCACGATGATCCACAGCTGACTGAGCTTTCGGCGGCACAGTATCTCGATGCGCGCAGGGCGGAGAAGGCCGATTTCATTGAACCTTCGTTCCCGACGATCAGTGCCTATGGGCCCAATGCGGCCATGATGCACTACGAGGCGACACCGGAAAAGTTCTCCAAATGTGAGCCGCACGGCTTCCTGCTGGTAGATTCGGGCGGAACATACAAAGACGGTACGACCGATGTGACACGTTCGATTTCCCTTGGTGAGCCGACGGAACTTGAGAAGAAGTATTATACGCTGGTGCTCAAGGGACATCTGGATCTGGAGCTGGCGCACTTCCTGCAGGGTACCATCGGCAACAACCTTGACATTCTTGCGCGCCGCCCGCTCTGGAACATCGGCATTGATTACCAGTGCGGAACGGGACATGGTGTTGGCCATGTGCTGAGTGTCCATGAGGGTCCTCACGGGATCCGCTGGGGCCGCAGCCGTACCAATTCGCCGGCGGAGGTTCTTGTGCCGGGCATGATCGTGACCGATGAGCCGGGTATCTATCTGCCGCATGAGCTCGGTATCCGGATTGAAAACGATCTTCTGGTTGTGAAGGATGTAAACAACTTCTATGGCCAGTTCCTGAAGTTCGAGGCGATGACGCTGGTTCCTTATGATCGGGAATCGATTGATGTGCGTCTGCTCGATGATACGGAGCTGGAAGCGATCAATGCATATCATGCGGTGGTCTATGAAAAGATTTCGCCGCTCGTGGAAGGAAAGGTAAAGACATGGCTCAGACAGGCCACGGAACCCATCACTCGCTGA
- the nudC gene encoding NAD(+) diphosphatase gives MIQDIAPAVFHNEFHPRPPKGKDILLDFKGHEIALKKDGGFFTWPLAGVTDPLWLFDIDDTGIFLSDLSSFAPDYRSIFEMRYLRPLKDAFLAVTAWHLSCWYNDNRFCGSDGTRLVPSKTERALQCPHCGRIIYPRINPAVIVAIINDEDEILVTRYANGPYRRDALVAGYCEIGETLEDTVHREVKEETGLDVDELHYYKSQPWGLSGSLLAGFWCRTHGHREIRLQREELDRAVWRKRTDTFNLNDNPSLTAEMIHVFQEGGYT, from the coding sequence ATGATTCAGGATATCGCTCCCGCTGTATTTCATAATGAATTTCACCCCCGTCCCCCGAAGGGCAAAGATATTCTTCTTGACTTCAAAGGACATGAAATTGCGCTGAAGAAGGACGGCGGTTTCTTTACCTGGCCGCTGGCCGGTGTCACTGACCCATTGTGGCTGTTTGACATTGACGATACCGGCATCTTTCTGAGTGACCTCTCATCCTTTGCACCAGACTACCGCAGCATCTTTGAGATGCGCTACTTGCGTCCTTTAAAGGATGCCTTCCTGGCGGTGACGGCCTGGCACCTTTCCTGCTGGTACAATGACAACCGTTTCTGCGGGAGTGACGGTACACGTCTCGTGCCGTCAAAGACGGAACGCGCCCTGCAGTGTCCCCATTGCGGCAGGATCATCTACCCAAGAATCAACCCCGCCGTCATCGTGGCGATCATCAATGATGAGGATGAAATCCTCGTCACCCGCTACGCCAATGGGCCCTATCGCCGCGATGCCCTGGTGGCCGGCTATTGCGAGATCGGCGAAACACTGGAAGACACCGTCCATCGTGAAGTAAAAGAAGAAACGGGCCTCGACGTCGATGAGCTGCATTACTACAAGTCGCAGCCATGGGGTCTCTCCGGCTCGCTGCTGGCCGGTTTCTGGTGCCGCACCCATGGTCACAGGGAAATACGCCTGCAGCGCGAGGAACTGGATCGGGCTGTCTGGCGCAAGCGCACCGATACATTCAACCTCAACGACAACCCGTCCCTGACGGCGGAAATGATTCACGTGTTTCAGGAAGGAGGTTACACGTAA
- a CDS encoding alpha-amylase family glycosyl hydrolase produces the protein MKTDTVYYQIFPIGMTGAPHRNDFKQAHRILQVKDWIPHLRKLNVTGVLFNPVFQSESHGYNTIDYRKIDDRLGTNEDFADVCNALHENGLSVLLDGVFNHVGRQFWAFQDVKKNKWDSPYCGWFHINFDQDNGRDGFSYQDWEGHQELVKLNLSNPDLRQYLFDSVDQWIEQFHIDGLRLDVAYCIDHDFLRALRDHVKSINPEFFLFGEMIGGDYNSLLREDLVDSVTNYECYKGMYSSMNSHNLFEVGYSLNRQFGKDPWDLYTGRHLWNFVDNHDVTRIASQLSDKRDLPLIYSMLMTMPGIPCIYYGSEWGVHGTKGKWSDAPLRPAIEKPEWNELTDVIARLDRIHTSRASLYDGDYTEIYKRNEQWAYLRSVEGEGVFYLINIADSPVTIDIGEPVKGTDLMSDTDVSYENGIPMDAKSFKIILLK, from the coding sequence ATGAAAACAGATACTGTATATTATCAGATTTTTCCCATTGGAATGACCGGGGCGCCGCACCGCAATGATTTCAAGCAGGCCCATCGCATCCTTCAGGTCAAGGACTGGATTCCCCATCTCAGGAAGCTGAATGTGACCGGAGTGCTGTTCAACCCGGTATTCCAGAGTGAAAGCCACGGGTACAACACCATCGACTACCGGAAAATCGACGATCGTCTCGGGACAAATGAAGACTTTGCGGATGTATGCAATGCCCTGCACGAAAACGGGCTGAGCGTCCTTCTTGATGGTGTCTTCAACCATGTCGGAAGACAGTTCTGGGCCTTTCAGGATGTGAAGAAAAACAAATGGGACAGCCCCTACTGCGGCTGGTTCCATATCAATTTTGATCAGGACAATGGCCGCGACGGCTTCAGCTACCAGGACTGGGAAGGCCATCAGGAGCTGGTCAAGCTCAACCTTTCCAATCCCGATCTGCGGCAGTATCTCTTCGACAGCGTCGATCAGTGGATTGAGCAGTTTCATATCGATGGTCTGCGGCTGGATGTGGCCTACTGCATCGATCACGATTTCCTGCGTGCACTGCGCGATCATGTCAAGTCAATCAATCCCGAATTCTTCCTGTTTGGAGAAATGATCGGCGGCGACTACAACAGCCTGCTGCGGGAGGATCTGGTCGATTCCGTGACCAACTACGAATGCTACAAGGGCATGTATTCCTCAATGAACAGCCACAACCTCTTCGAGGTCGGCTATTCCCTGAACCGGCAGTTCGGCAAGGATCCCTGGGATCTGTATACGGGCCGCCATCTCTGGAACTTCGTTGACAACCATGATGTGACCCGGATCGCTTCCCAGCTGAGTGACAAACGGGATCTGCCCCTCATCTACAGCATGCTGATGACGATGCCGGGCATCCCCTGCATCTACTATGGCAGTGAATGGGGAGTTCACGGCACCAAGGGCAAATGGTCCGATGCCCCGCTGCGCCCCGCAATCGAAAAACCCGAATGGAACGAGCTGACGGATGTCATTGCCAGACTCGACAGAATTCATACCTCAAGGGCATCGCTTTACGATGGCGACTACACCGAAATCTACAAGCGCAACGAACAGTGGGCCTACCTGCGCAGTGTCGAAGGGGAAGGTGTCTTCTATCTCATCAACATTGCCGACAGCCCGGTAACGATCGATATCGGTGAACCTGTCAAGGGTACGGACCTGATGAGTGACACCGATGTCAGCTATGAAAACGGCATCCCGATGGATGCCAAGAGCTTCAAGATCATTCTTCTGAAGTAA
- a CDS encoding RluA family pseudouridine synthase, which produces MERVLVHTVSEEEYRASENHSLRRFLSVDLHLSRHSISRLKFSDSLFINDQPAHVSMNVKPGDQIRIILERDAAASTDENRKNSDRIAEKRKIRELIRYEDEDLLIVNKPAGMPVHASHGHLDDSLGTLLQKEYQEEGMDFTVRAIGRLDKDVSGLVLFAKNRFAAQILWEEKKAGKLSKTYLAIAEGTFEHKEGVIDLPLQKVTGQRRRVTDEEGKPSFTRYCVLRSNGNLSLLEVQIDTGRTHQIRSHLSAIGHPLAGDDLYGGSISKIKRPALHCSTIRAVQPFTENTIVIKEDLPEDMQRLLTSEE; this is translated from the coding sequence ATGGAACGGGTACTGGTCCATACCGTCAGCGAAGAAGAGTACCGGGCGTCTGAGAATCATAGTCTCAGGCGCTTTTTGAGCGTTGATCTGCACCTTTCCCGCCACAGCATTTCGCGTCTCAAGTTTTCTGACAGCCTGTTCATCAATGATCAGCCCGCCCATGTGTCGATGAACGTGAAGCCGGGGGATCAGATCCGCATCATTCTGGAACGTGATGCGGCCGCAAGCACGGACGAAAACAGGAAGAACAGCGATCGGATTGCTGAAAAGCGGAAGATCAGGGAGCTCATCCGTTACGAGGATGAAGACTTGTTGATCGTTAATAAGCCGGCAGGAATGCCGGTCCATGCCAGCCACGGGCATCTCGATGATTCCCTTGGAACACTGCTGCAGAAGGAGTATCAGGAGGAAGGCATGGACTTTACGGTACGGGCGATCGGGCGTCTTGACAAGGATGTCAGCGGCCTGGTGCTATTTGCCAAAAACCGTTTTGCGGCTCAGATTCTCTGGGAGGAAAAAAAGGCAGGAAAGCTCTCGAAAACCTATCTGGCAATCGCGGAAGGAACTTTTGAACATAAAGAAGGCGTGATCGATCTTCCGCTGCAGAAAGTAACGGGGCAGAGGCGAAGGGTGACGGACGAAGAAGGCAAGCCGTCATTTACCCGTTATTGTGTTCTGAGAAGCAATGGGAACCTGTCGCTTCTTGAAGTGCAGATTGATACGGGACGTACGCACCAGATCCGCAGCCACCTCTCGGCGATCGGCCATCCGCTTGCCGGGGATGATCTTTATGGCGGCAGTATTTCAAAAATAAAACGGCCGGCACTTCACTGTTCAACGATCCGTGCTGTGCAGCCGTTTACGGAAAATACAATTGTGATAAAGGAAGATCTTCCGGAAGATATGCAGAGGCTGCTTACTTCAGAAGAATGA
- the prfB gene encoding peptide chain release factor 2 (programmed frameshift): MELFEMKQGVARSQAKLEQLGSSLDLASKKEKIAENEKVMNEPGFWDDQKKAQALIRSTNSMRSLLENYEALKKSLSDLSDSVNELSSTFDDELAEMVNEEYTEVQKKFDDFEIQVLLSGPYDDHNAILEIHPGAGGTEAMDWAGMLYRMYTRYAERKGYKVTVLDYEEGEEAGIKSCSIKIEGPMAYGYLKSESGVHRLVRISPFDANARRHTSFASVEVMPEFEDDMEITIDDKDIDVITMRSSGAGGQHINKTDSAVRITHKPTGIVVFCQTQRSQLQNKEQCMEMLKSKLLQLKIKEQEQRAAEVRGEVKANEWGSQIRSYVFQPYTMVKDARTQHEEGNIQAVMDGDLDEFIYSYLRSRIQG; encoded by the exons ATGGAATTATTTGAAATGAAGCAGGGCGTAGCCCGCAGCCAGGCCAAATTGGAGCAGCTTGGCTCCTCTCTT GACCTCGCGTCTAAGAAAGAGAAAATTGCCGAGAACGAAAAAGTAATGAATGAGCCCGGATTCTGGGATGATCAGAAGAAGGCACAGGCCCTGATCCGCTCTACCAACAGTATGCGTTCGCTGCTGGAAAACTATGAGGCTCTGAAAAAGTCGCTCAGCGATCTGAGTGACAGCGTCAATGAGCTTTCCTCTACCTTTGATGATGAGCTGGCCGAGATGGTCAACGAAGAATACACAGAGGTGCAGAAGAAGTTCGATGACTTTGAGATTCAGGTGCTGCTGTCCGGTCCGTATGATGACCACAATGCAATTCTGGAAATTCATCCGGGTGCCGGCGGAACGGAAGCCATGGACTGGGCAGGCATGCTGTATAGGATGTATACACGTTATGCCGAGCGCAAAGGATACAAGGTAACAGTCCTGGATTATGAAGAAGGTGAAGAGGCGGGCATCAAGTCCTGCTCCATCAAGATCGAGGGGCCGATGGCCTATGGTTATCTGAAGAGTGAGAGCGGTGTTCATCGTCTGGTACGCATTTCGCCGTTCGATGCCAATGCGCGCCGTCATACATCCTTCGCTTCGGTGGAAGTGATGCCGGAATTTGAAGATGATATGGAGATCACGATTGATGACAAGGATATCGATGTCATCACGATGCGCTCCTCCGGTGCCGGTGGTCAGCACATTAACAAGACGGACTCTGCGGTCCGCATTACCCATAAGCCGACCGGGATCGTCGTCTTCTGCCAGACCCAGCGTTCGCAGCTGCAGAACAAGGAACAGTGCATGGAGATGCTCAAGAGTAAGCTGCTGCAGCTCAAGATCAAGGAACAGGAGCAGCGGGCTGCCGAAGTACGCGGCGAAGTGAAGGCCAACGAGTGGGGATCTCAGATCCGCTCCTATGTTTTCCAGCCGTATACGATGGTCAAGGATGCACGTACCCAGCATGAAGAAGGCAATATTCAGGCCGTGATGGATGGCGATCTGGACGAGTTCATCTACAGCTATCTGCGTTCGCGCATTCAGGGATAA
- the secA gene encoding preprotein translocase subunit SecA, whose product MANVLTRLFNEDERRLKKIEKSIQPVLAMADKYKAMSDEELKAETPRLKEKLANGATLDDIMCEAFATAREACRRVIGEYPYPVQVIGAAVMQGGDIAEMKTGEGKTLTSVMPAYLNALSGKGVHIVTVNEYLSKRDAEWMGRIHQFLGLSVGYNAREMSSAQKRAAYNCDITYTTNSELGFDYLRDNMVTDAKDRVLRGLNFALIDEVDSILIDESRTPLIISGGMKQTANLYLQADRFVKRLKEQVMGEDDEIVTPGDYVIDIKAKVVTLSEQGVAKAEKVFRVDNLFNLEHTQLLHRINQALKANYIMQKDVDYVVDTENDEIVIVDPNTGRLMKGREWSDGLHQAVCAKEGISIRQETTVLATITYQNFFRLYNKLAGMTGTAKTEEEEFLEIYNMLVDVVPTNKPVIRIDYPDSVYGTKKAKFAALVNEVKERHATGQPVLVGTIAVETSEMISQMLKKEHIPHEVLNAKNNAREAEIIAKAGQKGAVTIATNMAGRGTDIKLGEGVKELGGLCVLGSERHESRRIDNQLRGRAGRQGDPGMSRFYVSVEDDLMVRFGSERYQDLFKRLGDNAIEDKLVTRSISSAQKRVEGVNFDARKTLLQYDDVMRQQREVMYEQRNYILDHEDVHSVIKEMFERVINNVVASHIIPESKDMEVNAKELVDSLDKMGFQDIVTEDELRGKSSEEAGRIVNERAWEVYDRKVEPVRGSIMRWEREMSLKMIDRAWVDHIDTMSKLRDGIGLRSYAQSNPLQAYVTEGYELFENMMSSIAESIVSYCMRLKVVVKQADGTETTRDNASTAAAEKKTEADQ is encoded by the coding sequence ATGGCAAATGTACTGACCCGTCTGTTCAACGAAGATGAACGGCGCCTGAAGAAGATAGAAAAGTCCATTCAGCCGGTTCTTGCAATGGCAGATAAATACAAGGCCATGAGCGACGAAGAGCTCAAGGCGGAAACGCCGCGGCTCAAGGAAAAGCTCGCCAATGGCGCAACGCTCGATGACATTATGTGTGAAGCGTTCGCTACGGCGCGGGAAGCGTGCCGGCGTGTCATTGGTGAATATCCGTATCCGGTGCAGGTCATCGGTGCTGCCGTGATGCAGGGCGGCGATATCGCCGAGATGAAAACAGGCGAAGGCAAGACGCTGACTTCCGTTATGCCGGCCTATCTCAATGCGCTTTCGGGCAAAGGTGTCCATATCGTCACCGTCAACGAATATCTTTCGAAGCGTGACGCGGAATGGATGGGACGCATTCATCAGTTTCTCGGCCTGAGTGTCGGATACAATGCGCGCGAAATGAGCTCTGCCCAGAAGCGTGCCGCCTATAACTGCGACATTACCTATACAACCAATTCGGAGCTCGGCTTCGATTATCTGCGTGACAACATGGTCACGGATGCGAAGGACCGTGTTCTGCGCGGTTTGAACTTTGCGCTGATCGATGAGGTTGACTCCATTCTCATCGATGAGTCGCGGACACCGTTGATCATTTCCGGCGGTATGAAGCAGACGGCCAACCTGTATCTGCAGGCGGACCGCTTTGTCAAACGTCTCAAGGAACAGGTCATGGGCGAAGACGATGAAATCGTTACGCCGGGTGACTATGTCATCGACATCAAGGCCAAGGTCGTAACCCTCAGTGAGCAGGGTGTTGCCAAGGCGGAAAAGGTGTTCCGCGTCGACAACCTGTTCAACCTGGAACATACGCAGCTGCTGCACCGCATCAATCAGGCTCTCAAGGCCAACTACATCATGCAGAAGGATGTCGACTATGTCGTCGACACGGAAAATGATGAGATCGTCATCGTCGATCCCAACACCGGCCGTCTCATGAAGGGCCGTGAGTGGTCTGATGGTCTGCATCAGGCTGTCTGTGCCAAGGAAGGCATCTCGATCCGTCAGGAGACGACCGTTCTTGCGACAATCACGTATCAGAACTTCTTCCGTCTCTACAACAAGCTGGCCGGCATGACCGGTACTGCGAAGACAGAGGAAGAGGAATTCCTCGAGATCTACAACATGCTCGTAGACGTGGTGCCGACCAACAAGCCGGTCATCCGTATCGACTATCCGGATTCTGTCTACGGGACGAAGAAGGCGAAGTTTGCGGCTCTTGTCAACGAGGTGAAGGAGCGTCATGCGACGGGCCAGCCGGTACTGGTGGGTACGATCGCGGTCGAGACTTCGGAAATGATTTCGCAGATGCTCAAAAAGGAACATATTCCGCATGAGGTTCTCAACGCCAAGAACAATGCACGGGAAGCTGAGATCATTGCCAAGGCCGGTCAGAAGGGTGCGGTCACGATTGCGACCAACATGGCCGGACGTGGTACCGATATCAAGCTGGGCGAAGGTGTGAAGGAGCTCGGTGGTCTTTGTGTCCTGGGTTCGGAGCGTCATGAATCGAGACGTATCGATAACCAGCTGCGCGGACGTGCGGGACGTCAGGGCGACCCGGGCATGTCGCGTTTCTATGTTTCGGTGGAAGATGATCTGATGGTCCGTTTCGGAAGTGAGCGGTATCAGGATCTGTTCAAGCGTCTTGGCGACAATGCGATCGAGGACAAGCTCGTGACCCGTTCCATCTCGTCGGCCCAGAAGCGTGTTGAAGGCGTGAACTTTGATGCCCGTAAGACACTGCTGCAGTATGACGATGTGATGCGTCAGCAGCGTGAAGTGATGTATGAGCAGCGCAACTACATTCTGGATCATGAGGATGTTCACTCGGTGATCAAGGAGATGTTCGAGCGCGTCATCAACAACGTGGTGGCTTCCCATATCATTCCGGAATCGAAGGATATGGAAGTCAATGCGAAGGAACTCGTCGATTCGCTCGATAAGATGGGCTTCCAGGACATCGTTACCGAAGATGAGCTGCGCGGCAAGAGCAGCGAAGAGGCGGGCAGGATCGTCAACGAGCGTGCCTGGGAAGTGTATGACCGCAAGGTGGAGCCGGTACGCGGGTCCATTATGCGCTGGGAACGGGAGATGTCGCTGAAGATGATCGACCGCGCCTGGGTGGACCATATTGATACGATGTCGAAGCTGCGTGACGGTATCGGTCTGCGTTCCTATGCGCAGTCCAACCCTCTGCAGGCTTATGTGACGGAAGGCTATGAGCTCTTTGAAAACATGATGAGCTCGATTGCTGAATCGATCGTCAGCTACTGCATGCGCCTGAAGGTTGTTGTCAAGCAGGCCGACGGTACCGAGACGACCCGCGATAACGCCAGCACCGCTGCCGCAGAAAAGAAAACGGAAGCGGATCAGTGA
- a CDS encoding DEAD/DEAH box helicase has protein sequence MQCPRCGNTDSAWFYQGSRGFYCRRCIRFGRIMLEEEQEPVSLNETGDDVSEYVLKYPLTPAQKRIGHEAALKIRSTDVILKAATGAGKTEMTVETIADTLARKEKIIFAIPRRQVVLELAERFRQIFPKAKVVAVCGGHTEETDGDLIVCTTHQLARYTPGGCDVLIIDEPDAYPFKSSFVLMGISRSAVKGHTMFLTATPDAELKARVRKGDLYQLELNERPHGHPIPVPQLKTGSRPLLFLYLIRWLRSHAEHPRMVFVPTIAMANVLAKLLKAVFPETMVLTSKTEKRDDEIARYRKQRHGIVVTTTVLERGVTVPGVDVCVFEAGHRVFDEAALIQMAGRAGRSFQFPTGSVLFLTRKRSTLAEQCIREIEEANRSCTKQDV, from the coding sequence ATGCAGTGTCCACGCTGCGGGAATACGGATTCCGCCTGGTTCTATCAAGGATCAAGGGGCTTTTACTGCCGCCGGTGCATCCGTTTCGGACGCATCATGCTCGAAGAGGAACAGGAACCGGTATCGCTGAACGAAACCGGCGACGATGTTTCGGAATATGTCCTCAAATATCCCCTGACCCCTGCCCAGAAGCGGATCGGTCACGAAGCCGCCCTCAAAATCCGCAGCACCGACGTGATCCTGAAAGCAGCCACGGGAGCGGGAAAAACTGAGATGACCGTTGAAACCATTGCCGATACCCTGGCCAGAAAAGAGAAGATCATCTTCGCCATACCCCGGCGGCAGGTCGTCCTCGAACTCGCGGAACGGTTCCGGCAGATTTTTCCGAAAGCCAAGGTCGTAGCTGTATGCGGCGGACATACAGAGGAAACGGATGGCGACCTCATTGTCTGTACGACGCACCAGCTTGCCCGCTATACGCCCGGGGGCTGCGATGTTCTGATTATTGACGAGCCCGATGCCTACCCCTTCAAGTCCAGTTTTGTTTTAATGGGCATCTCCCGATCCGCAGTCAAGGGTCACACAATGTTCCTTACCGCAACGCCAGACGCGGAATTAAAGGCCCGTGTACGAAAAGGTGATCTCTATCAGCTGGAACTCAATGAGCGGCCCCATGGCCATCCGATCCCGGTACCTCAGCTCAAAACCGGATCCCGTCCTCTTCTGTTTCTGTATCTGATCCGCTGGCTGCGCAGCCATGCGGAACATCCGCGGATGGTATTTGTTCCGACAATTGCGATGGCCAATGTGCTCGCAAAACTGTTGAAGGCGGTCTTCCCCGAAACGATGGTACTGACTTCGAAAACAGAAAAACGGGATGACGAAATCGCACGCTACCGAAAACAGCGCCATGGCATCGTTGTAACGACGACGGTGCTGGAGCGCGGAGTAACAGTGCCTGGCGTCGATGTATGTGTCTTTGAGGCGGGCCACCGCGTCTTTGATGAAGCGGCACTGATTCAGATGGCCGGACGCGCCGGAAGATCGTTTCAGTTTCCGACCGGCTCCGTCCTGTTTCTGACCCGGAAGCGCAGCACCCTTGCGGAACAGTGCATCAGGGAAATTGAGGAGGCAAACAGATCATGCACAAAACAGGATGTCTGA